CGTTCCGGCCTGCCGGAGCGCAAGGTCCTCGAACTCCACGGCACCGCCCACCGGGTGCAGTGCGTCCGCTGCCGGGTGCGCACCCCGATGGCGGAGGCGCTCGCCCGCGTCGAGGCCGGCGAACCCGACCCGGCCTGCCTCGACTGCGGCGGCGTGCTCAAGCCCTGCACCGTGATGTTCGGCGAGATGCTCGACGAGCGGGTCCTCGCCCAGGCCGCGGCGATCGCCCAGAACTGCGACCTGTTCCTCGCCGTCGGCACGCTGCTGCAGGTCCACCCGGCGGCCGGCCTCGCCCAGGTCGCCGTCGACCACGGCGCCACGCTGATCGTCGTCAACGCCGCCCCGACGCCGTACAACGAGGCCGCGGCCGAGGTGATCCGCGAACCCATCTCACAGGCGCTGCCGCCGCTGGTCCGCCGGATCGTCGCCGGCGACCTGGGCTGACCGCCGCCGTCACAGCCAGGCGATCAACCGCGGCGTGCCGCGGTCCGTCCCCGGCAGCACCGCCCGGCCGCGGACCGGCGCGGTGAACGGGAGGCCGACGACGGCGACCGGCCGGGCACCCGGCGCCAGGTCGAGCCGGTACAGGGCCGCCTCGCCGTAGCGGACGCCGAGGAAGGCGAGCGCGTGCCCGTCGGGGGAGAGGACCGCG
This genomic window from Streptomyces sp. TLI_235 contains:
- a CDS encoding NAD-dependent deacetylase encodes the protein MNAKRPLIAVLTGAGISTDSGIPDYRGPNGLWQRDPKAQELVTIGPYLADSDVRRRSWQLRRETGALGAEPNAGHHALVELERSGLPVRVLTQNVDGLHQRSGLPERKVLELHGTAHRVQCVRCRVRTPMAEALARVEAGEPDPACLDCGGVLKPCTVMFGEMLDERVLAQAAAIAQNCDLFLAVGTLLQVHPAAGLAQVAVDHGATLIVVNAAPTPYNEAAAEVIREPISQALPPLVRRIVAGDLG